In a single window of the Micromonospora sp. WMMD1155 genome:
- a CDS encoding DUF2314 domain-containing protein, giving the protein MLITDDFLPVPVPESLSATYLVPMTGLPKVSAKTAVAALTGRLAEPVHGLARQMLDSPLMSVDTRPISEFPELPPDLLTAFGATEEQLARLAAATHLVVVQAEYRPGWPPAHEWAARAVAAAVAESVGGDVVDVFGLQFLDPATALRSLPDEQGRIRLVDWVLVPYSSDTEGLWFTTKGLRRFGLLELQTQGVPDHLTRAWGAVMTGAARRLLRDWTDGLTGEEVPAFVQLPVLATVTGHDIAVAYGNPEQHGATAPVLLRLELDPATDPEADSFLSLRPPAGHPGPDGRYYAAACATLFSGIQPDVRYARSGDAMSRAVATARAELGDARARFVAGQLPAESQLVVKYGLPGDDGPEYVWAGVTSWEAPERIVGVSASDAATDPTVRIGAPVVVEATDVVDWAVLDATGVIQGGWTQAVLDAGEPPTP; this is encoded by the coding sequence ATGCTCATCACTGACGACTTCCTGCCCGTACCGGTGCCGGAGTCGCTCAGCGCGACCTACCTGGTGCCGATGACCGGGCTGCCGAAGGTCAGCGCGAAGACCGCGGTGGCGGCGCTGACCGGCCGGCTGGCCGAGCCGGTGCACGGCCTGGCCCGGCAGATGCTGGACAGCCCGCTGATGAGCGTCGACACCCGGCCGATCAGCGAGTTCCCGGAGCTTCCGCCGGACCTGCTCACCGCGTTCGGCGCCACTGAGGAGCAGTTGGCCCGCCTGGCCGCGGCGACCCACCTGGTGGTCGTGCAGGCCGAGTACCGGCCGGGTTGGCCGCCCGCGCACGAGTGGGCGGCCCGCGCGGTAGCGGCCGCCGTGGCGGAGTCCGTCGGCGGCGACGTGGTGGACGTCTTCGGCCTGCAGTTCCTCGACCCGGCGACCGCGTTGCGTTCACTCCCCGACGAGCAGGGCCGCATCCGGCTGGTCGACTGGGTGCTGGTGCCGTACTCGTCGGACACCGAGGGGTTGTGGTTCACCACCAAGGGGCTGCGGCGCTTCGGGCTGCTGGAGTTGCAGACCCAGGGGGTGCCGGACCACCTCACCCGCGCCTGGGGTGCGGTGATGACGGGGGCGGCCCGGCGGCTGCTGCGGGACTGGACCGACGGGCTCACCGGCGAGGAGGTGCCCGCGTTCGTGCAGTTGCCGGTGCTCGCCACGGTCACCGGGCACGACATCGCGGTGGCGTACGGCAACCCGGAGCAGCACGGCGCGACCGCCCCGGTGCTGCTGCGCCTGGAGTTGGACCCGGCGACCGACCCGGAGGCCGACTCGTTCCTCAGCCTGCGCCCGCCGGCCGGGCACCCCGGTCCGGACGGCCGCTACTACGCCGCCGCCTGCGCGACCCTGTTCTCCGGGATCCAGCCGGACGTGCGCTACGCCCGCTCGGGTGACGCGATGAGCCGGGCGGTCGCCACCGCCCGCGCCGAGCTGGGTGACGCGCGGGCCCGCTTCGTGGCCGGGCAACTGCCCGCCGAGTCGCAGTTGGTGGTGAAGTACGGCCTACCGGGCGACGACGGCCCGGAGTACGTCTGGGCGGGCGTGACCTCCTGGGAGGCGCCGGAACGGATCGTCGGCGTGAGCGCCAGCGACGCCGCCACCGACCCGACGGTCCGCATCGGCGCGCCGGTGGTGGTGGAGGCGACCGACGTCGTCGACTGGGCGGTCCTGGACGCCACGGGCGTCATCCAGGGCGGCTGGACCCAAGCGGTCCTGGACGCAGGCGAACCCCCCACCCCCTAA
- a CDS encoding adenosylcobinamide-GDP ribazoletransferase, whose protein sequence is MPAESRLLAGARLAITTFTTLPVRAGRIDRPVAGTAMALAPAVGALLGALLAGVLLLSGAFAPPLVAAGVTVGASALLTRGLHLDGLADTVDALGSYRRGAAALEVMKKPDVGPFGVVALVVVLLVQAAALADLAGRSWPACLAAVVTATAAGRFGVTVACRRGVPAARPDGLGALVAGTVGPSALAVGAVAVALLAVPAVPGRPWQGPLAVVAALAVALPLLTHVVRRLGGITGDVLGATVEVVTTLVYLGLVLSG, encoded by the coding sequence GTGCCGGCTGAGTCGCGGCTCCTCGCCGGGGCCCGGCTGGCGATCACCACGTTCACCACGCTGCCGGTACGGGCCGGACGGATCGACCGCCCGGTCGCCGGCACCGCGATGGCCCTCGCACCGGCTGTCGGCGCGCTGCTCGGCGCGCTGCTGGCCGGAGTGCTGCTGCTGAGCGGCGCGTTCGCCCCACCACTGGTGGCCGCCGGTGTGACCGTCGGCGCCTCCGCGCTGCTCACCCGGGGGCTGCACCTGGACGGGCTCGCCGACACCGTGGACGCGCTCGGCTCGTACCGGCGGGGCGCAGCCGCTTTGGAGGTCATGAAGAAGCCGGACGTCGGCCCGTTCGGGGTGGTCGCCCTGGTGGTCGTACTCCTGGTGCAGGCCGCGGCGCTCGCCGACCTGGCCGGGCGGTCCTGGCCGGCGTGTCTCGCGGCGGTGGTGACGGCGACCGCCGCCGGGCGGTTCGGCGTCACAGTGGCCTGCCGTCGGGGCGTGCCGGCGGCCCGACCCGACGGGCTGGGAGCGCTCGTGGCCGGCACCGTCGGCCCGTCGGCCCTGGCCGTCGGCGCGGTCGCCGTCGCGCTGCTGGCGGTGCCCGCGGTGCCGGGCCGCCCGTGGCAGGGGCCGCTGGCCGTCGTCGCGGCGCTCGCCGTCGCGCTACCGCTGCTGACGCACGTGGTACGCCGACTCGGCGGGATCACCGGGGACGTCCTCGGGGCGACCGTCGAGGTGGTCACCACGCTGGTCTACCTGGGTCTGGTGCTGTCCGGCTGA
- a CDS encoding bifunctional adenosylcobinamide kinase/adenosylcobinamide-phosphate guanylyltransferase, translating into MSVEGWNTVLVLGGIRSGKSEFAESLVTDAPVVRYVATAPEGDPEDTEWATRLATHRARRPGSWTTEETSADPRRLADVLASAEPNETLLVDDLGGWVTVLLDPDHQPADDVATIAELADALRTCSARVVLVSPEVGLSLVPTTPLGRAFTDALGAANRAVADACDAVVLVVAGQPVWLKPVAAPEAPAAATPIATAASAPAGTAAPVVPTLADADDIPEVQLPDVLTHTPPAAPAQEPGNPWAAPTMALPMVATGLIIQPGMELPMPDEYAGPQAVDRLATLDVPGAGLGVLDRVVGFAAATQGTSTPQAWGSVRVLLLHGDHAGGGSAGAVAGESARRAAQARAGQGALARLAAENGASLQVVDVPASAAMEDEPALTLDQVESALRYGWRLAEQAADAGVRLLVLGACGAGTEAAAAAVLAATAGAEPPTVLGRVITDSGEIDDAAWMVRCAAVRDALHRTRRSSRGAKDILAELGGGDVAVATGVLLGATARRVPVLLDGPVGVAAGMVSRDLAGQARHWCLLADHGGHPAVRLAADVLGLTPLLDLRLDLGEGANALVALPLLRSVLALSAALPVHPSLGGGEPTPNVDEPSHLDASDTDPDGTEPDFAEPEPAGPGPASAGADDQPASGWRAG; encoded by the coding sequence ATGTCCGTAGAGGGGTGGAACACCGTCCTGGTGCTCGGCGGTATCCGGTCTGGCAAGTCCGAGTTCGCCGAGTCCCTGGTCACCGACGCGCCGGTGGTCCGCTATGTCGCCACCGCGCCCGAGGGCGACCCGGAGGACACCGAGTGGGCGACGCGGTTGGCGACGCACCGCGCCCGCCGCCCGGGCAGTTGGACCACCGAGGAGACCTCCGCTGATCCACGCCGGTTGGCCGACGTGCTCGCGTCCGCGGAGCCCAACGAGACGCTGCTCGTCGACGACCTGGGCGGTTGGGTGACGGTGCTGCTCGACCCGGACCACCAGCCCGCCGACGACGTGGCGACGATCGCCGAGCTGGCCGACGCGCTGCGCACCTGCTCGGCGCGGGTGGTGCTGGTGAGCCCCGAGGTCGGGCTGTCGCTGGTGCCGACCACCCCGCTCGGCCGGGCGTTCACCGACGCGTTGGGCGCGGCCAACCGCGCGGTCGCCGACGCCTGCGACGCGGTGGTGCTCGTCGTCGCCGGCCAGCCCGTCTGGCTGAAGCCGGTCGCCGCCCCGGAGGCCCCCGCTGCCGCCACCCCGATCGCCACGGCGGCCTCAGCTCCCGCCGGCACCGCGGCACCGGTCGTGCCGACACTGGCCGACGCCGACGACATCCCCGAGGTGCAGCTGCCCGACGTGTTGACCCACACGCCGCCCGCCGCACCCGCCCAGGAGCCCGGCAACCCCTGGGCCGCGCCCACCATGGCGCTACCGATGGTGGCCACCGGGCTGATCATCCAGCCGGGCATGGAGCTGCCGATGCCCGACGAGTACGCGGGCCCGCAGGCGGTTGACCGGCTGGCCACGCTCGACGTTCCGGGCGCCGGGCTGGGTGTGCTGGACCGGGTGGTCGGGTTCGCCGCCGCCACCCAGGGCACCTCGACCCCGCAGGCGTGGGGCTCGGTGCGGGTGTTGCTGCTGCACGGCGACCACGCCGGCGGCGGCTCGGCCGGTGCCGTCGCCGGTGAGTCGGCGCGCCGGGCCGCGCAGGCCCGCGCCGGCCAGGGCGCGTTGGCGCGATTGGCCGCCGAGAACGGCGCCAGCCTCCAGGTGGTGGACGTACCCGCCTCCGCAGCGATGGAGGACGAGCCGGCGTTGACGCTCGACCAGGTCGAGTCCGCACTGCGCTACGGCTGGCGGTTGGCCGAACAGGCGGCCGACGCCGGCGTACGACTGCTGGTTCTGGGTGCCTGCGGAGCCGGCACCGAGGCGGCGGCCGCGGCGGTGCTCGCGGCCACCGCCGGTGCGGAGCCGCCCACCGTGCTGGGCCGGGTGATCACCGACTCCGGTGAGATCGACGACGCGGCGTGGATGGTCCGCTGCGCGGCGGTACGCGACGCCCTGCACCGCACCCGCCGCTCGTCGCGCGGGGCGAAGGACATCCTGGCCGAGCTGGGCGGCGGCGACGTGGCGGTGGCCACCGGCGTGCTGCTCGGCGCCACCGCCCGCCGGGTGCCGGTGCTGCTCGACGGGCCGGTCGGCGTCGCCGCCGGCATGGTCAGCCGCGACCTGGCCGGGCAGGCACGGCACTGGTGCCTGCTCGCCGACCACGGGGGGCACCCGGCGGTGCGACTCGCCGCCGACGTGCTGGGTCTCACCCCGCTGCTCGACCTGCGGCTGGATCTCGGCGAGGGCGCCAACGCGCTGGTCGCGCTCCCGCTGCTGCGTTCGGTGCTGGCGTTGTCCGCCGCGCTGCCGGTGCACCCGTCACTCGGCGGCGGCGAGCCGACCCCGAACGTCGACGAGCCGAGCCACCTCGACGCGAGCGACACCGACCCGGACGGCACCGAGCCCGACTTCGCCGAGCCGGAACCGGCCGGGCCGGGTCCGGCCAGCGCCGGGGCGGACGACCAGCCGGCGTCGGGCTGGCGTGCCGGCTGA
- a CDS encoding protein kinase, with the protein MLTRGVLLGDRYRLGERVATGGMGAVWRGTDVLLEREVAVKVLLPSLVADQEFTARFRAEARMLAALRHPGVVPVHDVGQAALADGSRVDYLVMEYVEGEPLSARVRAAGRLDAATTMSVLSQAADALHTAHLAGIVHRDVKPGNLLVKADGTVVLVDFGIARSRDMAGLTAANMVLGTASYMSPEQATGQPVSAATDVYALGAVAYFCLAGQPPFHGDNPLAVALRQAQETPPPLPPDTPPAVAAVVARALGKRPEERFGSAAELAAAAADARDSTLASIPVSARPPWAVAAPLAPGVPAAAPPAVPASTPPSAPAPATPGDLVPAPPAGLASAPPAGPASAPSVAATPPAGSVSAGPAAPRTAANVAVEATTEPKPTRADAVGIGPVGRRRPLLVGAGAVVLVALVVAVAVVALRPEAKPGSADQPPALAGESAAVTDAPLSPGDASATGPRPSGTPDATRTATADPSGSPTDATTSAGPDRTIGAPGSTPTGTTSSRPTPGRTPSSRPNPYTAAQACGSGYQVIDSATLTGTDGQRKGRVFLLYYSGTGTNCVVTLKDTAVGTKSAVSAYLEVQGRARSTDSGSFDYYAGPVKAGAAGTCVKWGGATGGVSYGSGFEHCD; encoded by the coding sequence GTGTTGACTCGGGGAGTGCTGCTCGGCGACCGGTACCGGCTGGGCGAGCGGGTGGCGACGGGCGGGATGGGCGCGGTCTGGCGCGGCACGGACGTGCTGCTGGAACGCGAGGTGGCGGTGAAGGTGCTGCTCCCGTCGCTGGTCGCCGATCAGGAGTTCACCGCCCGCTTCCGGGCCGAGGCACGGATGCTGGCCGCGCTGCGGCATCCCGGCGTGGTCCCGGTGCACGACGTGGGGCAGGCCGCGCTCGCCGACGGCAGCCGGGTCGACTACCTGGTGATGGAGTACGTCGAGGGCGAGCCGCTGTCGGCCCGGGTGCGCGCGGCGGGGCGGCTGGACGCGGCCACCACGATGTCGGTTCTTTCCCAAGCCGCGGACGCGCTGCACACCGCGCACCTCGCCGGCATCGTGCACCGGGACGTGAAGCCGGGCAACCTGTTGGTCAAGGCCGACGGCACCGTGGTGCTGGTCGACTTCGGCATCGCCCGGTCCCGGGACATGGCCGGGCTGACCGCCGCGAACATGGTGCTCGGCACCGCCTCGTACATGTCCCCCGAACAGGCCACCGGGCAGCCGGTCTCGGCCGCCACCGACGTCTACGCGCTCGGCGCGGTGGCGTACTTCTGCCTGGCCGGGCAGCCGCCCTTCCACGGTGACAACCCCCTCGCGGTGGCGCTGCGGCAGGCCCAGGAGACGCCTCCACCGCTGCCGCCGGACACCCCACCGGCGGTCGCCGCGGTGGTGGCTCGCGCGCTGGGCAAGCGCCCCGAGGAGCGGTTCGGCAGCGCCGCCGAGCTGGCGGCGGCCGCCGCCGACGCGCGTGACTCGACGCTGGCGAGCATCCCGGTCTCGGCTCGCCCACCGTGGGCGGTCGCCGCACCGCTCGCCCCGGGCGTCCCGGCCGCCGCGCCGCCTGCCGTCCCGGCCTCCACGCCGCCGTCCGCCCCGGCCCCCGCCACTCCCGGCGACCTGGTTCCCGCGCCGCCGGCCGGCCTGGCTTCCGCGCCGCCGGCCGGCCCGGCTTCCGCCCCGTCGGTTGCGGCGACGCCGCCCGCCGGGTCGGTGTCGGCAGGGCCTGCCGCTCCACGCACAGCGGCGAACGTCGCGGTCGAGGCGACGACCGAGCCGAAGCCGACCCGGGCGGACGCGGTCGGGATCGGGCCGGTGGGCCGACGCCGTCCGCTGCTGGTCGGGGCCGGGGCGGTCGTCCTCGTCGCGCTTGTCGTCGCGGTGGCCGTGGTGGCGCTCCGGCCCGAGGCGAAGCCGGGTTCCGCGGACCAGCCACCCGCGCTGGCCGGCGAGTCGGCGGCGGTCACCGACGCACCGCTGTCGCCCGGGGACGCGAGCGCCACCGGGCCTCGACCCAGCGGTACGCCGGACGCCACCCGCACCGCGACGGCCGACCCGAGCGGATCTCCGACCGACGCGACGACCAGCGCCGGGCCGGACCGGACCATCGGCGCGCCGGGCAGCACGCCGACGGGTACGACCAGCAGCCGACCGACTCCCGGCCGCACCCCGTCGAGCCGACCCAACCCGTACACGGCGGCACAGGCGTGCGGCAGCGGCTACCAGGTGATCGACTCGGCGACGCTGACCGGCACCGACGGGCAGCGCAAGGGTCGGGTCTTCCTGCTGTACTACTCGGGCACCGGCACGAACTGCGTGGTCACCCTCAAGGACACGGCGGTCGGCACGAAGTCGGCGGTCTCCGCGTACCTGGAGGTGCAGGGGCGGGCCCGGAGCACCGACAGCGGGTCGTTCGACTACTACGCCGGGCCGGTGAAGGCCGGCGCCGCCGGGACGTGCGTGAAGTGGGGCGGTGCCACCGGCGGGGTCAGCTATGGCAGCGGCTTCGAACACTGCGACTGA
- a CDS encoding site-2 protease family protein: MAYDRPGADGLVLGVPRAALRPSPVFLGLVALFAVSGVLAWNGYGNVRFNVFLFVVSGWLVSLCLHEYAHAVVAYRAGDRDIAHRGYLTLNPLKYTHPLLSIVLPVVVVLLGGIGLPGGAVWVDRHAIPGRLRHTLVSLAGPATNVVFTLVLVAAVRFGTQSGGPVEFWAGVALLAFLQLTASVLNLLPVPGLDGGNMIQPWLNPQWRKMYDLFAPYGFILLFALLWNPRIGGWFFDAVFAVGDLLGLPSWLYATGLDLIRFWQS, encoded by the coding sequence ATGGCCTACGACCGGCCGGGCGCCGACGGGCTGGTCCTCGGTGTGCCCAGGGCGGCGTTGCGGCCCAGCCCGGTCTTCCTCGGCCTGGTCGCCCTCTTCGCGGTCAGCGGGGTGCTGGCCTGGAACGGTTACGGCAACGTCCGGTTCAACGTGTTCCTCTTCGTGGTGTCCGGCTGGCTGGTGTCGCTGTGCCTGCACGAGTACGCCCACGCGGTGGTGGCCTACCGGGCCGGCGACCGGGACATCGCCCACCGGGGCTACCTGACGCTCAACCCGTTGAAGTACACCCACCCGCTGCTGTCGATCGTGCTGCCGGTGGTGGTGGTGCTGCTCGGTGGCATCGGCCTGCCCGGCGGTGCGGTCTGGGTGGACCGGCACGCCATCCCGGGCCGCCTACGGCACACCCTGGTCAGCCTCGCCGGCCCGGCCACCAACGTCGTGTTCACGCTGGTGCTGGTGGCGGCGGTACGCTTCGGCACCCAGTCGGGTGGCCCGGTGGAGTTCTGGGCCGGGGTGGCGCTGCTCGCCTTCCTCCAGCTCACCGCCAGCGTGCTCAACCTGTTGCCGGTGCCCGGCCTGGACGGCGGCAACATGATCCAGCCGTGGCTCAACCCGCAGTGGCGCAAGATGTACGACCTGTTCGCCCCGTACGGCTTCATCCTGCTCTTCGCGCTGCTGTGGAACCCGCGTATCGGCGGCTGGTTCTTCGACGCGGTCTTCGCGGTCGGTGACCTGCTCGGTCTGCCGTCGTGGCTCTACGCCACCGGCCTCGACCTGATCCGCTTCTGGCAGAGCTGA
- a CDS encoding aldo/keto reductase family protein encodes MEFRHLGRSGLLVSEISYGNWITHGSQVEEDAAFACVRAALDAGITTFDTADVYAGTRAEDVLGRALQNERREGLEIFTKVYWPTGPGRNDRGLSRKHIMESINGSLRRLRTDYVDLYQAHRYDYSTPLEETMEAFADVVHSGKAHYIGVSEWTAEQLRAAHPLARELHIPLVSNQPQYSMLWRVIETEVVPASEELGIGQIVWSPMAQGVLSGKYLPGQPPPAGSRATDEKSGAGFISRFMNDEVLTRVQRLKPLAEQAGLSMAQLAVAWVLQNPNVSSAIIGASRPEQVHDNVKAAGVKLDAELLKAIDEIVEPVTERDPAKTESPAQRP; translated from the coding sequence ATGGAATTCCGACACCTGGGCCGTTCCGGCCTGCTGGTCAGCGAAATCTCGTACGGCAACTGGATCACGCACGGTTCCCAGGTCGAGGAGGACGCGGCCTTCGCCTGCGTCCGCGCCGCCCTCGACGCGGGAATCACCACCTTCGACACCGCCGACGTGTACGCGGGCACCCGGGCCGAGGACGTGCTCGGCCGGGCGTTGCAGAACGAGCGCCGCGAGGGGCTGGAGATCTTCACCAAGGTCTACTGGCCGACCGGGCCGGGCCGCAACGACCGTGGCCTCTCCCGCAAGCACATCATGGAGTCGATCAACGGCTCGCTGCGCCGGCTGCGCACCGACTACGTGGACCTCTACCAGGCCCACCGGTACGACTACAGCACCCCGCTGGAAGAGACGATGGAGGCGTTCGCCGACGTCGTGCACTCCGGCAAGGCGCACTACATCGGAGTCTCCGAGTGGACCGCCGAGCAGCTGCGTGCCGCCCACCCGCTCGCCCGGGAGCTGCACATCCCGCTGGTCTCCAACCAACCCCAGTACTCGATGCTGTGGCGGGTCATCGAGACCGAGGTCGTGCCGGCCAGCGAGGAGCTGGGCATCGGGCAGATCGTCTGGTCGCCGATGGCGCAGGGTGTGCTCTCCGGCAAGTACCTGCCGGGTCAGCCGCCGCCGGCCGGCTCCCGCGCCACCGACGAGAAGTCCGGTGCGGGTTTCATCTCCCGGTTCATGAACGACGAGGTGCTCACCCGGGTGCAGCGGCTCAAGCCCCTCGCGGAGCAGGCCGGGCTCAGCATGGCCCAGCTCGCGGTGGCGTGGGTCCTGCAGAACCCGAACGTCTCGTCGGCGATCATCGGCGCGTCCCGCCCCGAGCAGGTGCACGACAACGTGAAGGCGGCCGGGGTGAAGCTCGACGCCGAGCTGCTCAAGGCGATCGACGAGATCGTCGAGCCGGTCACCGAGCGGGACCCGGCGAAGACCGAGTCCCCCGCGCAGCGTCCCTGA